Proteins from one Arthrobacter sp. DNA4 genomic window:
- a CDS encoding urea amidolyase associated protein UAAP2, producing the protein MNTVIDTRPDAAHTALAAGTVILDEFVEARGPWSAVVAAGDVLTIVDLEGNQAVDCLLYAAADTAVRYSAATTIAAQQSIVLTTGSVLRADTGAALMTVVADEVGVHDTIGGACSQESNTLRYGQHTREQHACVENFLIEGSRWGLGKRDLVSNINWFMNVPVDPDGALGIVDGLSAPGKRVALKAEVDTLVLVSNCPQVNNPCNGFNPTPVRMIVTRPEAAK; encoded by the coding sequence ATGAACACCGTCATTGATACCCGCCCGGACGCTGCCCACACCGCCCTCGCTGCCGGCACCGTGATCCTGGATGAATTCGTCGAGGCCCGGGGTCCCTGGTCGGCCGTGGTGGCGGCCGGAGACGTGCTGACCATCGTGGACCTGGAAGGCAACCAGGCCGTGGACTGCCTGCTGTACGCCGCGGCCGACACCGCCGTGCGGTACTCCGCCGCCACCACGATCGCCGCGCAGCAGTCGATCGTCCTCACCACCGGCTCTGTCCTGCGGGCAGACACTGGCGCCGCCCTGATGACCGTTGTAGCGGACGAAGTGGGCGTGCACGACACCATCGGCGGCGCCTGCTCGCAGGAATCCAACACCCTCCGGTACGGCCAGCACACCCGCGAACAGCACGCCTGCGTGGAGAACTTCCTGATTGAGGGCTCCCGCTGGGGCCTCGGCAAGCGTGACCTTGTCTCCAACATCAACTGGTTCATGAACGTCCCCGTGGACCCGGACGGCGCCCTGGGCATCGTCGACGGACTCTCCGCCCCCGGCAAGCGCGTAGCCCTGAAGGCCGAGGTGGACACCCTGGTGCTGGTCTCCAACTGCCCGCAGGTCAACAACCCCTGCAACGGCTTCAACCCCACCCCCGTCCGCATGATCGTCACCCGGCCGGAGGCAGCCAAGTGA
- the atzF gene encoding allophanate hydrolase, with translation MSTRITGNATRRVKAALAALEAVDRPEIWITLRGGDDLLAEAASIDAAVAAGADLPLAGLLLGVKNNADVAGIPTTAACPGFAYVPDKDAEAVARLRSAGALVLGATNLDQFATGLVGTRSPYGAVRDSRRPDHISGGSSSGSAVAVALGLVDIAIGTDTAGSGRVPAGLQGIVGIKATLDVVSTAGVVPACRSWDAITIFARTLVTAELAMGAMAGNSRAWPADVRLAAPSRPRVAYPATLPALPPAWAAEFGRQVDRLTASGVEMAPIEFDDFLKAARLLYDGGLVAERHAAVGSFLEDYDAGTESHAGIDPTVGGIIRAAGTVPAHQYVADTARLQELKSKAMARLEGFDALLIPTAPFHPTLAEVAADPVGVNSLMGTYTNFCNLFDLCAVAVPAGEVDGAQFGLTVVGRTFDDAVAADIARRIEATPAPPALFAAAAVPGGAAGGNRRSYQPSSSVPWPVAAGATAVPLVVVGAHRKGQPLAQQLEERGAFWDGPVRTAARYRMVSLDTAPPKPGVYRSDDGAELVGERWLLSPAALGTFLASLPEPMLLGSIQLADGSTAVGFACDAVAAERGEDITAWGDWLADRSVAPTPRTVWRDLGEAALAGFSRGERG, from the coding sequence ATGAGCACCAGAATCACCGGCAACGCCACCCGGCGCGTTAAGGCAGCGCTCGCCGCCCTTGAAGCCGTGGACCGGCCCGAAATCTGGATCACGCTGCGCGGCGGGGATGATCTCCTGGCCGAGGCCGCATCAATCGACGCCGCAGTGGCCGCCGGCGCGGACCTCCCCCTCGCCGGGCTCCTGCTCGGCGTGAAAAACAATGCGGACGTGGCAGGCATCCCCACCACGGCGGCCTGCCCCGGCTTTGCGTACGTCCCGGACAAGGACGCCGAAGCCGTGGCCCGCCTCCGCTCCGCGGGTGCGCTGGTCCTGGGCGCCACCAACCTGGACCAGTTCGCCACCGGGCTGGTCGGCACCCGGAGCCCTTATGGCGCCGTCCGCGACTCGCGCCGCCCGGACCACATCTCCGGCGGGTCCAGTTCCGGGTCCGCCGTGGCCGTGGCACTGGGACTGGTGGACATCGCCATCGGGACTGACACGGCCGGTTCCGGGCGCGTCCCCGCCGGGCTGCAGGGCATTGTTGGGATCAAGGCCACGCTGGACGTCGTTTCCACGGCCGGCGTGGTTCCCGCCTGCCGGTCCTGGGACGCCATCACCATCTTTGCCCGAACGCTGGTCACCGCCGAGCTCGCCATGGGTGCCATGGCCGGCAACTCCCGGGCCTGGCCCGCGGACGTCCGGCTGGCTGCACCATCACGGCCGCGCGTGGCGTATCCGGCCACCCTGCCGGCCCTTCCGCCGGCATGGGCTGCCGAGTTTGGGCGGCAGGTCGACCGTCTCACGGCCTCCGGTGTGGAAATGGCCCCCATCGAATTCGACGACTTCCTCAAGGCTGCACGGCTGCTTTACGACGGCGGGCTGGTTGCCGAACGCCACGCCGCCGTGGGGAGCTTCCTTGAGGACTACGACGCCGGCACGGAAAGCCACGCTGGGATCGATCCCACGGTGGGCGGCATCATCCGGGCGGCCGGGACAGTGCCGGCGCACCAGTACGTGGCCGATACCGCCCGGCTGCAGGAACTGAAATCCAAGGCCATGGCCCGGCTCGAGGGCTTCGACGCACTGCTCATCCCCACCGCGCCGTTCCACCCCACGCTTGCCGAGGTGGCAGCGGATCCGGTGGGCGTGAACTCCTTGATGGGCACCTACACCAACTTCTGCAACCTGTTTGACCTGTGTGCCGTGGCAGTCCCTGCCGGGGAGGTGGACGGCGCCCAGTTCGGGCTCACGGTGGTGGGCCGGACCTTCGATGACGCCGTGGCCGCGGACATCGCCCGCCGCATCGAAGCCACCCCCGCCCCGCCTGCGCTCTTTGCCGCCGCGGCGGTGCCGGGCGGCGCCGCCGGAGGCAACCGCAGGAGCTACCAGCCGTCGTCGTCCGTTCCCTGGCCGGTGGCCGCGGGGGCAACGGCCGTGCCGCTGGTGGTGGTCGGCGCGCACCGGAAGGGGCAGCCGCTGGCGCAGCAGCTGGAAGAACGAGGCGCGTTCTGGGACGGCCCGGTCCGGACGGCTGCACGCTACCGGATGGTGTCGCTGGATACAGCGCCGCCCAAGCCGGGCGTCTACCGGTCCGACGACGGCGCCGAACTCGTGGGGGAACGGTGGCTGCTGTCCCCGGCCGCCCTGGGGACGTTCCTGGCGTCCCTCCCCGAACCCATGCTGCTCGGCTCCATCCAGCTCGCGGATGGGTCCACCGCCGTCGGATTCGCCTGCGACGCCGTTGCCGCTGAACGCGGGGAGGACATCACCGCCTGGGGCGACTGGCTGGCCGACCGCAGTGTTGCACCGACGCCGCGGACGGTATGGCGGGACCTCGGCGAGGCTGCGCTCGCCGGGTTCAGCCGCGGCGAACGGGGATAG
- a CDS encoding alpha/beta fold hydrolase, with protein sequence MKERELPTHDGGRLALYSYGAGDAPGEKRVLLIGGAFLTALIYRPFSIALANGLGDGWAVDVYDRRGRGNSSGQPADYSMATEIEDVRTVLKATGARNILGHSLGGSVALNAVQEFTGTGFVPDKLAVYDAAVNIDGSIDTAWLDGFEDAVNNGRVGHALAHMKRATSPGSAMARIPEPVLTGLMAVLSRTKVNRMFQQVMPSGVGELRAAYDEKDHARDFSVLPAGTHFMAGGKSPGYYRVTAERLHAAVPGSTYQLSPKCFHGSIPAAVKELVKDISAYFKDEGPDGNPRPDAPEAIPVRRG encoded by the coding sequence GTGAAAGAACGGGAACTTCCAACGCACGACGGCGGCAGGCTGGCTTTGTACAGCTACGGCGCCGGGGATGCGCCCGGCGAAAAGCGGGTACTGCTGATCGGTGGCGCGTTCCTCACGGCCCTGATTTACCGGCCGTTCTCAATTGCGCTGGCGAACGGCCTGGGCGACGGCTGGGCTGTTGACGTGTACGACCGGCGGGGCCGGGGCAACTCGTCCGGACAGCCCGCGGACTACTCCATGGCCACCGAAATCGAGGATGTCCGGACTGTGCTCAAAGCCACCGGAGCCCGGAATATCCTGGGCCACAGCCTGGGTGGATCGGTGGCCCTGAACGCCGTCCAGGAGTTCACCGGGACCGGGTTCGTCCCTGACAAGCTCGCCGTGTACGACGCGGCGGTGAACATCGACGGCAGCATCGACACCGCATGGCTGGACGGATTCGAGGACGCCGTGAACAACGGCAGGGTGGGTCACGCGCTGGCGCACATGAAGAGGGCCACCAGCCCGGGCTCAGCCATGGCAAGGATCCCCGAACCGGTCCTGACCGGCCTGATGGCGGTGTTGTCGCGGACCAAGGTCAACAGGATGTTCCAGCAGGTCATGCCCAGCGGCGTGGGAGAGCTGAGGGCGGCGTACGACGAAAAGGACCACGCCAGGGACTTCAGCGTGCTGCCCGCCGGAACCCACTTCATGGCGGGGGGAAAGAGTCCCGGCTATTACAGGGTGACGGCGGAACGGCTCCACGCAGCAGTGCCGGGGAGCACCTACCAGCTGTCCCCCAAGTGCTTCCACGGCTCCATTCCAGCGGCCGTGAAGGAACTGGTGAAGGACATCTCGGCGTACTTCAAGGATGAAGGTCCGGACGGGAACCCCCGCCCGGACGCTCCTGAGGCTATCCCCGTTCGCCGCGGCTGA
- the lysS gene encoding lysine--tRNA ligase, translating to MIVTSQNTPAPKNAQEPIDASEQMRIRMEKRAKLLERGTEAYPVGVERTHSLAEIREKYAHLEADDTTGDIVGVTGRVVFVRNTGKLCFATLQEGGTDGKGTRLQAMLSLANVGEEALADWKALVDLGDHVFIKGEVISSRRGELSIMAESWSMASKALRPLPVLHAELNEETRVRQRYVDLMVRDEAREMVYTRAAITRSIRETLFRHRYVEVETPILNLVHGGALARPFETHMNAFDQKMTLRIATELYLKRAVVGGIDRVYDMGRVFRNEGVDSTHSPEFTTLECYEAWADQFVMAERIKEIILDAADAVGAGRVLQTEAGEINLDGEWTWLAVYPGLSDAVGQEITPDTSAEVLREIAAKHEVKVDPKWDAEKLAVELFGEIVEPTLLNPTFVYDYPPSAQPLARPHREDGRLIEAWDLIIGGMERGTAFSELIDPVIQRERLTEQSLHAAAGDVEAMQLDEDFLRALEYGAPPMGGIGLGIDRLVMLFTGAGIRETILFPLLKPEGH from the coding sequence ATGATTGTGACTTCCCAAAACACCCCCGCGCCCAAGAATGCCCAAGAGCCCATCGACGCCAGCGAGCAGATGCGGATCCGCATGGAAAAGCGCGCCAAACTTCTTGAGCGCGGCACGGAGGCGTACCCCGTGGGAGTGGAACGCACGCACTCCCTCGCCGAAATCCGGGAAAAGTACGCCCACCTCGAGGCGGACGACACCACCGGCGACATCGTGGGCGTCACCGGCCGGGTGGTCTTTGTCCGCAACACCGGAAAGCTCTGCTTCGCCACCCTGCAGGAAGGCGGCACCGACGGCAAGGGAACGCGCCTGCAGGCCATGCTGAGCCTGGCCAACGTGGGCGAGGAAGCGCTTGCCGACTGGAAGGCCCTGGTTGACCTGGGCGACCACGTCTTCATCAAGGGCGAGGTCATCTCGTCCCGCCGCGGCGAACTGTCCATCATGGCCGAGTCCTGGTCCATGGCCTCCAAGGCACTGCGCCCGCTGCCCGTCCTGCACGCGGAACTGAACGAGGAAACCCGCGTCCGCCAGCGCTACGTTGACCTGATGGTCCGGGACGAGGCCCGCGAGATGGTCTACACCCGAGCCGCCATCACCCGCTCCATCCGCGAAACGCTGTTCCGGCACCGCTACGTGGAAGTGGAAACGCCCATCCTGAACCTGGTCCACGGCGGCGCCCTGGCGCGTCCGTTCGAGACCCACATGAACGCCTTCGACCAGAAGATGACCCTCCGCATCGCCACCGAGCTGTACCTCAAGCGCGCCGTGGTGGGCGGGATCGACCGCGTCTACGACATGGGCCGCGTGTTCCGCAACGAGGGCGTCGACTCCACGCACAGCCCGGAATTCACCACCCTTGAGTGCTACGAGGCCTGGGCGGACCAGTTCGTCATGGCCGAGCGGATCAAGGAAATCATCCTCGACGCCGCGGACGCCGTGGGTGCCGGACGCGTCCTGCAGACCGAGGCGGGGGAGATCAACCTCGACGGCGAGTGGACCTGGCTGGCCGTCTACCCCGGACTTTCCGACGCCGTTGGGCAGGAGATCACGCCGGACACTTCCGCTGAGGTGCTTCGGGAAATCGCAGCCAAGCACGAGGTCAAGGTTGACCCCAAGTGGGACGCCGAGAAGCTGGCAGTGGAGCTCTTCGGTGAAATCGTGGAGCCCACCCTCCTGAACCCCACCTTCGTCTACGACTACCCGCCGTCCGCGCAGCCGCTGGCCCGCCCGCACCGCGAGGACGGCCGTCTGATCGAGGCCTGGGACCTGATCATCGGCGGCATGGAGCGCGGCACCGCCTTCTCTGAACTGATCGACCCCGTCATCCAGCGCGAACGGCTCACCGAACAGTCCCTGCACGCGGCTGCCGGCGACGTCGAGGCAATGCAGCTTGACGAGGACTTCCTGCGTGCCCTGGAATATGGCGCTCCTCCCATGGGCGGCATTGGCCTGGGCATCGACCGGCTGGTGATGCTCTTCACCGGAGCCGGCATCCGCGAAACCATCCTGTTCCCCCTGCTGAAGCCCGAAGGGCACTGA
- a CDS encoding Lsr2 family protein, with the protein MAQKVNIILVDDLDGGSADENVKFGLDGASYEIDLSAANAAELRSSLERFINAARKASGGSRAQRTKAPTGGRSHDSAQIRQWARDNGYTVNSRGRIQAEIQEAYQKANS; encoded by the coding sequence ATGGCACAGAAAGTAAACATCATCCTCGTTGATGATTTGGATGGGGGATCCGCAGACGAGAATGTGAAGTTTGGCCTCGACGGGGCCAGCTACGAGATTGACCTGTCGGCAGCCAATGCCGCTGAACTCCGGTCTTCATTGGAGAGGTTCATCAACGCTGCACGCAAGGCTTCCGGTGGAAGCCGGGCGCAGCGGACCAAGGCGCCAACAGGGGGCCGCAGCCACGATTCGGCGCAAATCCGGCAATGGGCGCGGGATAACGGGTACACCGTTAACAGCCGCGGCCGAATTCAGGCCGAAATCCAGGAAGCCTACCAGAAGGCAAATTCCTAG
- a CDS encoding ATP-dependent Clp protease ATP-binding subunit, with protein MFERFTDRARRVVVLAQEEARMLNHNYIGTEHILLGLIHEGEGVAAKALESLSISLDGVREQVQEIIGQGQQAPSGHIPFTPRAKKVLELSLREALQLGHNYIGTEHILLGLIREGEGVAAQVLVKLGADLNRVRQQVIQLLSGYQGKETTGAGVGGGQPEGAPAGSVVLDQFGRNLTQAARENKLDPVIGREQEMERVMQVLSRRTKNNPVLIGEPGVGKTAVVEGLAQAIVRGDVPETIRDKQLYTLDLGSLVAGSRYRGDFEERLKKVLKEIRTRGDIILFIDEIHTLVGAGAAEGAIDAASILKPMLARGELQTIGATTLDEYRKHIEKDAALERRFQPIQVKEPSVAHAIEILKGLRDRYEAHHRVTITDGALASAASLAERYISDRFLPDKAIDLIDEAGARLRIRRMTAPPELKAMDERIAKLKMEKESAIDAQDFEGAASLRDKEQKMISERAEKERHWKSGGMDDISEVDEDLIAEVLANSTGIPVFKLTEEESSRLLKMEEELHKRVVGQDEAIKALSQAIRRTRAGLKDPKRPGGSFIFAGPTGVGKTELAKALAEFLFGEEDALITLDMSEYSEKHTVSRLFGAPPGYVGYEEGGQLTEKVRRRPFSVVLFDEVEKAHADLFNSLLQILEDGRLTDSQGRVVDFKNTVIIMTTNLGTRDISKSVATGFQSGTDTQTGYNRMRARVTEELKQHFRPEFLNRVDDVVVFPQLTQDEIIEIVDLFVTRLEKRLKDKDMGIELTKAAKVLLATRGYDPAMGARPLRRTIQREIEDQLSEKILFGEIHPGDIVVVDVEGEGDDAKFTFAGNAKPRIPEIAPSV; from the coding sequence ATGTTTGAGCGATTTACGGACCGTGCCCGTCGCGTAGTTGTGCTTGCCCAAGAAGAGGCACGCATGCTGAACCACAATTACATCGGTACCGAACACATCCTCTTGGGTCTGATCCATGAGGGTGAGGGCGTTGCCGCCAAAGCTCTTGAGTCTTTGAGCATTTCGCTCGACGGCGTTCGCGAGCAGGTGCAGGAGATCATCGGACAGGGCCAGCAGGCCCCCTCCGGCCACATCCCCTTCACCCCCCGTGCCAAGAAGGTACTGGAGCTCTCGCTGCGCGAAGCCCTCCAGCTGGGCCACAACTACATCGGCACGGAGCACATCCTGCTCGGCCTGATCCGTGAAGGTGAAGGCGTTGCCGCCCAGGTTCTGGTCAAGCTCGGCGCCGACCTCAACCGGGTCCGCCAGCAGGTCATCCAGCTCCTCTCCGGCTACCAGGGCAAGGAAACCACCGGCGCAGGCGTCGGCGGCGGACAGCCTGAGGGCGCCCCTGCCGGGTCCGTGGTCCTGGACCAGTTCGGCCGCAACCTGACCCAGGCTGCGCGCGAGAACAAGCTGGACCCGGTCATCGGGCGCGAGCAGGAAATGGAACGCGTCATGCAGGTCCTTTCCCGCCGCACCAAGAACAACCCGGTCCTCATCGGCGAGCCCGGTGTCGGCAAGACCGCCGTCGTCGAGGGCCTGGCCCAGGCGATCGTGCGCGGCGACGTCCCGGAGACCATCCGCGACAAGCAGCTGTACACCCTGGACCTCGGCTCCCTGGTGGCAGGCTCCCGCTACCGCGGTGACTTCGAAGAGCGCCTGAAGAAGGTCCTCAAGGAGATCCGCACCCGCGGCGACATCATCCTGTTCATCGACGAGATCCACACCCTGGTGGGTGCCGGTGCCGCCGAAGGCGCCATTGACGCAGCCTCGATCCTGAAGCCCATGCTGGCCCGCGGCGAGCTGCAGACCATCGGTGCCACCACGCTGGATGAGTACCGCAAGCACATCGAGAAGGACGCCGCGCTGGAGCGCCGCTTCCAGCCGATCCAGGTCAAGGAACCCTCCGTGGCGCACGCCATCGAGATCCTCAAGGGCCTGCGCGACCGGTACGAGGCACACCACCGCGTCACCATCACCGACGGCGCCCTGGCCTCCGCTGCCAGCCTGGCCGAGCGCTACATCTCGGACCGCTTCCTGCCGGACAAGGCGATCGACCTGATCGACGAAGCCGGTGCACGCCTGCGCATCCGCCGCATGACCGCTCCGCCGGAGCTCAAGGCCATGGACGAGCGCATCGCCAAGCTGAAGATGGAGAAGGAATCCGCCATCGACGCCCAGGACTTCGAAGGTGCAGCTTCGCTCCGCGACAAGGAGCAGAAGATGATCTCCGAGCGGGCCGAGAAGGAGCGCCACTGGAAGTCCGGCGGCATGGACGACATCTCCGAGGTGGATGAGGATCTCATCGCTGAGGTGCTGGCCAACTCCACCGGCATCCCCGTCTTCAAGCTGACCGAGGAAGAATCCTCGCGCCTGCTCAAGATGGAAGAGGAACTGCACAAGCGTGTGGTGGGCCAGGACGAGGCCATCAAGGCACTGTCCCAGGCCATCCGCCGCACCCGTGCAGGACTCAAGGACCCCAAGCGTCCCGGTGGCTCATTCATCTTCGCCGGCCCCACCGGCGTCGGCAAGACCGAGCTCGCCAAGGCACTCGCGGAGTTCCTGTTCGGTGAAGAGGACGCCCTCATCACCCTGGACATGTCCGAGTACTCCGAGAAGCACACCGTTTCGCGGCTCTTCGGTGCCCCTCCGGGCTACGTGGGCTACGAAGAGGGTGGCCAGCTGACCGAGAAGGTCCGCCGCCGTCCGTTCTCCGTGGTGCTGTTCGACGAAGTGGAAAAGGCCCACGCGGACCTCTTCAACTCGCTGCTGCAGATCCTGGAAGACGGCCGCCTGACCGACTCCCAGGGCCGAGTGGTGGACTTCAAGAACACAGTGATCATCATGACCACCAACCTGGGTACCCGGGACATCTCCAAGAGCGTTGCCACCGGCTTCCAGTCCGGCACCGACACGCAGACCGGCTACAACCGCATGCGTGCACGTGTCACGGAGGAACTGAAGCAGCACTTCCGCCCCGAGTTCCTGAACCGTGTTGACGACGTCGTGGTGTTCCCGCAGCTCACCCAGGACGAGATCATCGAGATCGTGGACCTGTTCGTGACCCGCCTGGAGAAGCGCCTCAAGGACAAGGACATGGGCATCGAGCTCACCAAGGCCGCCAAGGTGCTCCTGGCAACGCGCGGCTATGATCCCGCCATGGGGGCCCGGCCGCTGCGCCGCACCATCCAGCGCGAGATCGAGGACCAGCTCTCCGAGAAGATCCTCTTCGGCGAGATCCACCCCGGCGACATCGTCGTGGTGGATGTCGAAGGCGAAGGCGACGACGCGAAGTTCACCTTCGCCGGCAACGCCAAGCCGCGCATCCCGGAAATCGCCCCGAGCGTCTAG
- a CDS encoding prolyl oligopeptidase family serine peptidase: MANQNPVIPDEQPLTPFHDLDHYLSIPRVSGLALSPDGSRLVTTVATLNGKSTEFATALWELDPAGQKHARRITRSAKGEAGAAFAANGDVYFTSARPDPDSPDEEPVNALWLLPADGGEARVVLSRPGGVSKVMTARNADAAFVAAEVLAGSADEEDDAERRKSRKDRKVSAILHSEYPVRYWDADLGPGQPRIFAVEAGADKGPGKPATVDATAPLVLRNLTPDAGPRLREAETVVSPDGKTVYSSYTKPLAKADSRSVLVAVDVASGSLKVLLDQEGMSYFPGPVSPDGNTLVVVSESDSTPQRAPEVRMHLLDVSGSAGDAGLQPLAHDWDRWPKPAAWLPDGSALLVTADDDGASPVFRVSVPAAAAEVGVARVTQDAAAYSDVVVSPEGRYAYALRSSYEFPPEAVRIDVATGETTRLPAPADRPSPPGRLERIAATAPDGSRVPAYLALPEGASAEEPAPMLLWIHGGPLGSWNAWTWRWNPWLLTAKGYAVLLPDPALSTGYGQAYIQRGWGAWGKAPFTDLMAVTDAAVERPDIDEARTAAMGGSFGGYMANWVAGNTDRFKAVVTHASLWALDQFGPTTDASQYWLKEMTEEMALENSPHLHAEKIGSPMLVIHGDKDYRVPIGEGLRLWYELLSKSRLAADQDGQTPHRFLYFPDENHWVLQPQHAKVWYQVVEWFLAKNVLGQELELPPELGI, translated from the coding sequence ATGGCTAATCAGAATCCGGTGATCCCGGACGAGCAACCACTGACTCCTTTCCACGACCTCGACCACTACCTGTCCATCCCGCGGGTAAGCGGACTGGCGCTGAGCCCGGACGGCTCCCGCCTGGTCACCACCGTCGCCACCCTGAACGGCAAGAGCACCGAGTTTGCCACCGCCCTGTGGGAGCTGGACCCGGCGGGGCAGAAGCACGCCCGGCGCATCACCCGCAGCGCCAAGGGCGAAGCGGGCGCGGCTTTCGCCGCGAACGGCGACGTCTACTTCACCTCCGCGCGCCCCGACCCGGACAGCCCCGACGAAGAACCGGTCAATGCACTGTGGCTCCTTCCGGCCGACGGTGGGGAAGCCCGCGTAGTCCTCAGCCGGCCCGGCGGCGTCAGTAAGGTGATGACCGCCAGGAACGCTGATGCGGCATTCGTGGCGGCTGAGGTTCTGGCAGGGTCAGCCGATGAGGAGGACGACGCCGAGCGGCGCAAGTCCCGCAAGGACAGGAAGGTCTCCGCCATCCTGCACAGCGAGTACCCGGTCCGGTACTGGGACGCCGACCTGGGTCCCGGCCAGCCGCGGATCTTCGCCGTGGAAGCCGGGGCGGACAAGGGGCCCGGCAAGCCCGCAACCGTTGACGCCACAGCTCCCCTGGTCCTGCGCAACCTCACGCCCGACGCCGGCCCGCGGCTGAGGGAAGCCGAGACAGTGGTCAGCCCGGACGGGAAGACCGTCTACAGCAGCTACACCAAACCCCTCGCCAAGGCGGACAGCCGGTCCGTCCTGGTGGCGGTGGATGTGGCATCGGGCAGCCTCAAGGTGCTCCTGGACCAGGAGGGCATGAGCTATTTCCCGGGTCCGGTCAGCCCCGACGGCAACACGCTGGTGGTGGTCAGCGAAAGTGATTCCACCCCGCAGCGGGCCCCCGAGGTCAGGATGCACCTCCTGGACGTCTCCGGCAGCGCCGGGGATGCCGGGTTGCAACCGTTGGCCCATGACTGGGACCGCTGGCCCAAGCCGGCAGCCTGGCTTCCGGACGGTTCCGCCCTCCTGGTCACGGCGGACGACGACGGCGCGTCGCCGGTTTTCCGGGTCAGCGTCCCCGCGGCTGCCGCTGAGGTGGGTGTTGCCCGGGTGACGCAGGACGCGGCGGCCTACTCCGACGTCGTTGTTTCGCCGGAAGGGCGCTATGCCTACGCCCTGCGCAGCTCCTACGAATTCCCACCCGAGGCAGTGCGGATCGACGTGGCCACAGGGGAAACCACCCGGCTTCCAGCCCCTGCCGACCGGCCGTCCCCCCCGGGCCGGCTGGAGCGGATCGCCGCCACGGCTCCGGACGGTTCCCGGGTTCCTGCCTACCTTGCCCTGCCCGAGGGTGCATCAGCAGAGGAGCCCGCGCCGATGCTGCTGTGGATCCACGGCGGTCCCCTGGGGTCCTGGAACGCGTGGACGTGGCGGTGGAATCCCTGGCTCCTGACGGCGAAGGGCTACGCGGTGCTGCTCCCGGACCCTGCATTGTCCACGGGCTACGGGCAGGCCTACATCCAGCGCGGATGGGGTGCCTGGGGCAAAGCGCCGTTCACCGACCTCATGGCCGTTACGGACGCGGCGGTAGAGCGTCCGGACATCGATGAGGCCCGGACTGCTGCGATGGGCGGATCCTTCGGCGGGTACATGGCCAACTGGGTGGCGGGCAACACGGACCGGTTCAAGGCCGTGGTCACCCACGCCAGCCTGTGGGCGCTGGACCAGTTCGGACCCACCACGGATGCCTCGCAGTACTGGCTGAAGGAAATGACCGAGGAGATGGCGCTGGAGAATTCACCGCACCTGCACGCGGAGAAGATCGGTTCGCCCATGCTGGTGATCCATGGCGACAAGGACTACAGGGTGCCCATCGGGGAGGGCCTGCGGCTCTGGTACGAGCTGCTGTCCAAATCGCGGCTGGCGGCGGACCAGGACGGGCAGACCCCGCACAGGTTCCTCTACTTCCCGGACGAAAACCACTGGGTCCTCCAGCCGCAGCACGCCAAGGTCTGGTACCAGGTGGTGGAGTGGTTCCTGGCGAAGAACGTCCTGGGCCAGGAACTCGAGCTGCCGCCCGAGCTGGGCATCTAA
- a CDS encoding amino-acid N-acetyltransferase, with translation MTDSFHIRPARTSDVPAIKKLVAPLAEERILMAKETVAYYESLQEFRIAESSDGEMIGCGALHVMWEDLAEIRTLAASGQWRGKGVGHVLVESLLEEARALGVSRVFCLTFEVDFFKRHGFEVMADQSAVDPEVYSELLRSHDEGVAEFLDLARVKPNTLGNTRMIRTL, from the coding sequence GTGACCGACTCCTTCCACATCCGCCCAGCACGCACCAGTGACGTCCCCGCCATCAAGAAGCTGGTGGCGCCCCTGGCCGAGGAACGCATCCTTATGGCGAAGGAGACGGTGGCCTACTACGAGAGCCTCCAGGAGTTCCGCATCGCTGAATCCAGCGACGGCGAAATGATCGGCTGCGGGGCGCTGCACGTCATGTGGGAGGACCTGGCCGAAATCCGCACCCTCGCGGCGTCCGGGCAATGGCGGGGCAAGGGCGTGGGCCATGTCCTGGTGGAAAGCCTGCTGGAGGAAGCCCGCGCCCTCGGAGTGTCCCGGGTCTTTTGCCTTACCTTCGAGGTGGACTTCTTCAAGCGTCACGGCTTCGAAGTGATGGCGGACCAGTCCGCGGTGGACCCCGAAGTGTATTCGGAGCTTCTCCGCTCGCACGACGAAGGCGTGGCTGAATTCCTGGACCTGGCACGGGTCAAGCCGAATACCTTGGGCAACACCCGGATGATCCGCACCCTATAG